The nucleotide sequence CTAGAATTGTAGGGATGCACCCCCGATTGAGCGCCCTGGCCGCGTTGCGCCTCACCGACCCCGACGAGAAAGTGGCGGCAACCCGCGCGCTGGCAGCGCATATCGCTAGCGAAACCATAGCAGACGAACCCGTGCGCGTGCCCGGCGACGAGCTCGGCGTGCCGGGCCGTCCCGAGCGCCCGCTGCGCGTGTCGGCCATGGCGGTGGGCAAGCGCTCGCCGTTCAACACCGAGGGCCGCGCGGCGCTGGTCCATTCGATCTGCCACATCGAGTTCAACGCCATCAACCTCGCGCTCGACGCCGCCTGGCGCTACGACGGCCTGCCCGCGCGCTACTACCAGGACTGGCTGCGCGTGGCCGACGAGGAGGCGCAGCACTTCACGCTGCTGCATGCGCACCTGCAGACCATGGGCTGGCGCTACGGCGACTTCACCGGCCACGACGGCCTGTGGAGCATGTGCGAGAAGACGCGCGACGACGTGCTCGCGCGCATGGCGCTGGTGCCGCGCACGCTCGAGGCGCGCGGGCTCGACGCCACGCCGCTGATCCAGGCCAAGCTCAAGCGCGTGAACACGCCCGATGCGCTGCGCGCGGTCGAGATCCTCGACATCATCCTGCGCGACGAGGTGGGCCACGTGGCGATCGGCAACCACTGGTACCGCTGGCTCTGCGAGCGCGCGGGGATCGATGCGGAAAGTGCCTATCCGGCGCTCGTGGCGCGCTACGAGGCGCCGCGGCTCAAGCCGCCGTTCAACCTCGAGGCGCGCACGCGCGCGGGCTTCAGCGACGAGGAGCTGAAGGCCCTGGGCGGCGGCGGCGCCGCCTGACGCCCGAAGTCAATCCGGCTTCTTCATCACCACCAGCTTGGGCGAGAAGTGCTGCAGCACCTCGCCGCGCTGGTTGCGCGTCTCGCAGCGCACGCGGACCATCGCGCGGCCCGGCTTGGAACGCGAGGGCACGATCTCGACGATCTCGCTGACCACGTGCAGCACGTCGCCGGGGCGCGTGGGCTGCGGCCAGCGGATCTCGTCGCCGCCCGAACCGATGATGCCGTCGGCCAGCGGGATGCCGCTGTCGACCAGGAGGCGCATGGTGACGGCCGCCGTGTGCCAGCCGCTCGCGGCCAGGCCGCCGAAGAAGGTGCGCTTGGCGGCCTCCTCGTCGGTGTGGAAGGGCTGCGGGTCGAACTGCAGCGCGAAGGCCTTGATCTTCTCGGCGTCGAGCGCGTATTCGCCGCTGGTGAAGCGGTCGCCCACGGCGAGGTCGTCGAGGTACAGCTTCGCGCGGGTGGTGGTGTCGTTCATGGTGCGTTCCTCCTTCGCAAGATGGCACGGCGGCATTGTCGCCACCGTGCCGCGTCGTGTCGCGTGGACGCTCAGACGCGCTCGAGGATGGTCGCGATGCCCTGCCCGCCGCCGATGCACTGCGTGGCCAGCGCATAGCGGCCGTTCTCGCGCGCCAGCAGCGAAGCCGCCTTGCCCGTGATGCGCGCGCCGGTCGCGCCCAGCGGATGGCCGATCGACAGGCCGCCACCGTCGAGATTGACCGCGGCCGGATCGAGCCCGAGGTCGCGGATGCAGGCCAGCGCCTGCGAGGAGAAGGCCTCGTTGATCTCGACCACGTCGAGGTCGGCCACGCTCAGGCCCGCGCGTGCCAGCGCCTTGCGCGTGGCGGGAATCGGGCCGATGCCCATGATGGCCGGGTCGACGCCCACGGTGGCGAAGGACCTGATGCGCGCCAGCGCCTTCAGGCCATGGCGCGCGGCGAAGGCATCGCTGGTCACCAGCACCGCGGCCGCGCCGTCGGTCAGCGGCGACGAGGTGCCGGCCGTCACCACGCCGTCGGGACGGAAGGCGGGCTTGAGGTTGGCCAGCGCCTCGGCCGAGGTGGTGGGACGGATGCAGCCGTCGGCCTCGACCAGGTCGCCCGAGGCCAGGCGCACCGGCACGATCTCGCCGGCCAGGCGGCCCTGCTCGCGCGCGGCGGCGGCCTTGCGGTGCGACTCCACCGCCAGCGCCTCCTGGTCGGCGCGGCTCACGTTCCAGCGCTGCGCCACGTTCTCGGCGGTCTCGCCCATCGAGATGTAGGCGGCGGTGTTCGCCAGCAGCTCCGGGCTCGGCGAGAAGTTGAAGCCGCCCTGCGGCACCATGCTCATCGACTCCACGCCCACGCAGAGGAAGGCCTCGCCCATGCCGGCCTCGATCTGCGCGGCGGCAATGTGCACCGCCTGCATCGACGAGCCGCAGAAGCGGTTGACGGTCATGCCGCCCACCTCGTGCGGCAGGCCGGCCAGCAGGCCGACGATGCGCGCGAGGTTGTTGCCCTGTGAGGCCTCGGGGTAGGCGCAGCCCAGGACGATGTCCTCGAGCAGCGCGGGATCGAGGTCGGTGCGCTGCAGCAGGCCCTGGACCACGCCGGCGGCCAGCGTGTCGGGACGCACCCCGGCCAGCGCGCCCTTCTTCGCGAAATGGAACGGCGAACGGGCATAGGCGGAAATGACGGCTTTCATGGTGTGCTCCTTAAAACTACCATCCAATCGGTAGGCTGACAGGTCAAAAAAGAGGCACGCGGGGCGTGCCTGTGGGTGAATGCAGGTGTGTCAGACGGGCAGCGAGCTCCTCAGCTGCGCGATCGCCTCGTCGAAATCCTCCACGCGGCCGGTCATGCGCGACGCGAGCAGCGCGCCCTGGCAGACCGCGAACACATAGGCCCCGAGCGCCGCGGCATCGGGGCCGCCGCCTTCCGCGGGGCGCGCGGGCAGCAGCGCACCGAACACGCCCGCGAGCCACCGCACCTGCAGCTCGCGCAACTCCTGCACCGTGCGGCGCAGCTCGTCGTGGATGCAGTCCCAGCCCGGCGTCAGCGCGCCCGCGGGACAGACGGCCGAGCCGGCGCGCAGGCCGTTGCGGCACATGCGGAAATAGGCGTCGAGCGCCTCGCGCGGCGCGCGGGCCTTGGCCTCGTCCCAGCGCCGGAAGCCCTGGATCGCCTCGCGCAGCACGGCCACGCCCAGCGCCTCCTTCGACGGGAAGTGGTGGTACAGGCTGGCCTTGCGCACGCCGACCGCGTCGGCCACGTCCTGGAAGCTGAAACCCAGGTACGAGCGCGTGGTGATGAGCTCGCGCGCCGCGCCCAGGATCTGGTCGCGCGTGCTGCCGGTGGCGAGTGCCGCTGAGGCCGCTGAGGAAACGCTGCTCATGATGCTACCTACTATAAGGTAGGGAAAAAAGAAGGCCTATCGCACCGGCGACATGCCCGCGTCGGCGCCGGGGTCCGCAGCGCGTTCTCAGTCCGCCTTGATCCCGGCCGCCTTCACGATCCTGCCATTGCTCTCGAACTCGCTGGCGATCTCCTTGGCGAAGTCGGCCGCGGGCCCGCCCGTGGGCACGTTGTCGGTGGCCGTGAGCTTGGCGCGCAGCTCGGGGCTGGCCAGCGCCTTGTTGATCTCGGCGTTGTAGCGCGAGAGCAGCGCGGGCGGCGTGGCGGCCGGCGCGAACACGCCGAACAGCGAGTTGATGTTGGCGGCCTTGTAGCCCAGCTCGCCCAGCGTGGGCACCTGCGGCAGGCTCTCGAGCCGCGCCGGCGCGCCCACCGCGAGCGGCCGCAGCTTGCCCGACTGGATGTGCGCGCCCAGCGTCGGGCTGGCGTTGGTCGAGAGGATCTCGAACTGCCCGCCCAGCGCATCGTTGAGCTGCTGGCCGCCGCCCTTGTAGGGCACGTGCGTGATGTCGACGTTGGCGGCCGAGCGCAGCTGCTCGAGCACGATGTGGCCGAGCGAGGCCGGCCCCGAGGTGGCCCAGCGCACCGCGCCCGGATGGGCCCTGGCGTCGTCGAGCAGCGCGCGGAAGTCCTTCGCCTTGCTCGCGGGCGTGGCGATCAGCAGCACCGGCGAATACATCACGCTGGCCACCGGCGCCACGTCCTTCAGCGGATCGAAGGGCAGCTTGCCCAGGTGCGGGCTCAGCACCAACGGGCTGATGGCCGAGAAGCCCAGGGTCGCGCCGTCGGGCGCGGCCTTGGCCACCGCGTCCATGCCGATCGCGCCGCTGGCGCCCGCGCGGTTCTCGACCACCACCGTGGTGCCGAGCTGCGCCGCGAGCCGGTCGCCGAGCGCGCGCGCGACCACGTCGCTGACGCCGCCGGCCGGGTAGGCCACGATCAGCCGCAGGGTCTTGGGCACGGCGGGCGTTTGGGCCGCCGCGGTGCCGCAGAGGAAGGCGCTGGCCGCGGCCAGCGAGGCGAGCACCGCGGTGCGGCGCGTCGACGGGAAGAAGGAATGCATCGGATTCGTCATGGCCCTCGAGTCTGCCTCCATCAGTCGAGCTGCAGCTTGCGCTCGCGGATCAGCTTCGACCATTTCTCGTTGTCGGCCTTCACGAAGGCCGCGAACTCCACCGGGCCCAGCGAATGGACCTCGGCGCCCGCGGCGGCGAACTTGGCGCGGATCGCCGGCTGCGCGAGCGCCCTGGCAAGTTCGCCCGACAGGCGGTCGACCACCTCCTTGGGCATGCCCGCCGGTCCCACCAGGCCCTGGAAGCCCACCGACTCCATGCCCGCGAGGCCCAGCTCCTTCACGGTCGGCACGTCGGGCAGTTGCGGATCGCGCTGCGGCCCGGTCACGGCCAGCGCCTTGAGCTTGCCGCCCTTCACCTGCGGCAGCAGCACGCTGCCCGCGTCGATCAGGATCTGCGTCTGCCCGCCGATCAGGTCCTGCACCGCGGGCGCGCTGCCCTTGTAGGGCACGTGCGTCATGTCCAGGCCGGTGACCTGGTTCATCAGCTCGCCGTTGAGGTGCGTCGAGGTGCCGTTGCCGCCCGAGGCGAAGTTGACCTTGCCGGGCTGGCCCTTGGCCCAGGCCACGAACTCCTTGAGGTCCCGGGCCGGATGGTCGGGCCGCGTCACCGCGATGTAGCTGCCCTGGCTGATCTGGCCGATGTAGGTGAACTGCTTGATCGGGTCGTACGGCGGCTTGCTCTGCAGGTACGGCGCGATCGCGAACGGCCCGGTGTTGGCCAGCAGCAGCGTGTAGCCGTCGGCCGGCTGGCGCGTGAGCTCGGTGGCGGCGATCATGCCGCTGGCGCCGGGCTTGTAGTCGACCACCAGCTGCTGCTTGAGCGCCTCCTGCAGCGGCACCTGCACCGTGCGCGCCGCGAAGTCGATGCCGCCGCCGGGCGGATAGCCCACGATCAGGCGGATCGGCTTGGCCGACGGATAGCCCTGGGCCAGGGCGGGGCCGGTGGTGGCGGCGGCGGTTGCGGCGAGCGCCAGGCCGGCCAGGAAGACGCGGTGGATCCTCATGTCGATGTCTCTCGTGTTCGAAAGCCGCCGATTCTGCGGCAAGCCGCGGCACGGCCTCGAAGCACGGGAGGCGGGGAGCGCGAACCGCCGCCGCTTCAGGAACGCGCGCCCTGCTGGATCCAGGCGCGCAGCCGGGTCGAGAGGTAGTCGGCGGTCATCACCATGACCACGATGACCAGGATGCAGGTCGCCGTGTCCTGGTACTGGAACAGCTTCATGCTGCCCACCAGCTCGAAGCCGATGCCGCCCGCGCCCACCATGCCCAGCACGGTGGCCTGGCGCAGGTTGGTCTCGAAGCGGTAGACGATGACGCCGATCCATGCCGTCACGACCTGCGGGATCACGCCGAAGACGATGGTCTGGATCGGGCCCGCGCCGGTGGAGCGCAGCGCCTCGATCGGCCCCTGGTCGATCTCCTCGATCGACTCGGCGAAGAACTTGCCGAGCATGCCCGCGCCATGCAGCGCCAGCGCCAGCACGCCGGGAAAGGGGCCGAGCCCGACGGCCGCCACGAAGATCAGCGCGAGGATGATCTCGTTGATGCCGCGCGTGATGTTGAGCACCTGCCGCATCGCATGGAACACCGCCGCGTTCGGCGAGATGTTGCGCGCCGCGAAGAAGCACAGCGGCACCGCGAGCACCACCGCCAGCAGCGTGCCCCAGAGCGCGATCTGCACCGTCTCGATGGCGGGCTTCACCAGCTTGCCCATGAACTCCCAGTTGGGCGGCAGCATGCGGCCGAGGAAGTCGGCGATCCAGGGCATGCCCTTGGCGAGTTCGCCGAAGCTCACCTGGGCGCCGATCGCGGCCCACCAGAGCACGCCGAGCCCGGCCGCCGCGGCGACCAGGTATTTCCACCAGCCGGGGTTGCCGCCGCTGCGGGCGATCAACAGGTTGTAGCGTCCGATCGCGATCATGGCTGCTCCAGGGCGAGTTGCTGGACCGGCGGCAGCGCCGGCGCGTGCGCCGCGGCCACGGCCGCGTCTTCCTTCGGTTCCCCGGGGTCGGGCTCGAGGCCGCCCGGATAGATGCGCTGCAGCACCTCGTCGGTGAGCTCATCGGGCCGGCCCTCGAACACCACGCGACCGCCCGCCACGCCGATCACGCGCTGCGCGAACTCGCGCGCGTAGTCGACCTGGTGCAGGTTGCAGATCACGGTGATGCCGTCCTCGCGGCTGGCCTGCCGCAGGTAGTTCAGCACCTTGCGCGAGGTCTTCGGATCGAGGCTGGCCACGGGCTCATCGGCCAGGATCACCTTGGGCCGTTGCGCCAGCGCCCGCGCGATGCCTACGCGCTGCTTCTGGCCGCCCGAGAGCGTGTCGGTGCGCAGGTCGGCCTTGTGGTCGAGCTCGACGCGGCGCAGGCATTCGCGCGCGATCGCGATGTCGCGCGCCGGAAAGACCTGGAACCACGAGGCCAGCGCCGGCATCGAGCCCAGGCGCCCGGTCAGCACGTTCTTCAGCACCGACAGGCGCGGCACCACGTTGTAGTGCTGGAAGATCATCGCCACGTCGCGGCGCACGCGGCGCAGCCCCGCGCGATCGCGCCGCACCGGCGCGCCGTCCACCCGCACCTCGCCCTGCGTGGGCTCGGCGAGCTGGTTGATGCAGCGAAGCAGGGTGGACTTGCCGGCGCCCGAAGCACCGAGGATGACGACGAACTCGCCCTTGCCGACCGCGAGGTCGACCTGGTGGAGCGCGGTGAAGTCGCCGTAGCGCTTGCCAAGGCCGCGGATCTCGATCATTTCATCTTCCCCAGGTCGAGCTTCAGGATCCTGGCCGTGTCGCGGATCACGTTGTAGGCCGCGTCGTTGGTGGGGTGGAAGCCGTTGAGCAGGCCCTGGTCGGACCAGGGGATGTCCTTCACCTGCAGGAAGGCCGCCTGCACGCGCTGCTTGAGATCGGCGCCGAGATCCTTGCGCCAGACCGTGGGCGACTCGGGGATCGGATCCGAGCGCCAGACCTCGACCAGGTCCTCGCGCTTGACCAGCCCCTTCGCCACCGCGGCGTCGAGGATGCGGTCGGCGATGGCGGCCGCGTCGACCTTGCGGTTCTGCACCGCGATCGCGCTCGAATCGTGCGAGCCCGAGAAGATCACGCGGCCGAAGTCCTTGTCGGGATCGAAGCCGGCCTTCATCAGCCCCGCCTTGGGGAACAGGTGGCCCGAGGTGGAGCTGGGGTCGACGAAGGCGAAGGTGCGGCCCTTCAGGTCCTTCACGCTCTTGATGCCGCTGTCCTTGTGGGCCACCACCTGGCTGTAATAGAAGGTGCGGCCGGCCTTCTTGGTCTCGGCGACCGCGAAGGCCTCGATGTCGGCCACCGTGGTGCCCAGCACGTACGAGAACGGGCCGAGGTAGGCCACGTCGAGCCGCTTCGAGCGCAGCGCCTCGATCACGCCGTTGTAGTCGGCCGCCACGAAGGGCTTGACCGGCATGCCGAGGCCTTGGGCCAGCATGTCCATCATGCGCTGGCTGTTGGCGATCATCGCGCGCGAGTCCTCGGAAGGAATCAGCCCGACCGTGAGCGCCTGCTGCGCCCTCGCCGGTGGAAGGAAGGCCGCGCCCACGGCAGCGGCCGAGCCGAACAGCAAGCTTCTGCGTTTCATCATCTGTGTCTCCAGTCTTGTGCGGTTCCGGTCCCTCGCGCCGCCGTCGTGGCGGCCCGAGGATTCGTGGCGCTCCGGTCGTCTTTTTTCGTGCCGACCTGGAGCACCTGCGGCGAGTACATCACCGGCCCATTCATCGATCCAATTCAAATTTTTTCGTCGATGTATTCAATGAACCTATAGTCGGTTTCATCGAGAATTCCCGCTTTTTCCGGAGCCACCGCATGCGCCTGACACAGCTTCGTTCCTTCTTCGCGGTGGCCCGCGAAGGCAGCTTCACGCGCGCCGCCGAGAGCCTGCACGTGAGCCAGCCCACCATCACGACGCAGGTGCGCTTTCTCGAGGAGGCCTACAAGGTCGAGCTGTTCCATCGCCGCGGCCGGCGCGTGCAGCTCACGGTGATGGGCGAGCAGTTGATGCAGCTCGCGCAGCAGATCTTCAGCCTCGAGGCCGACGCCGTGAACCTGCTGGGCGACGCGGGCGAGCTGCGCACCGGCCACCTGCGCGTGGCGGCCGTGGGGCCCTACCACGTGACGAAGATGCTGGTCGACTTCAACCAGCGCTATCCCGGCATCAAGGTGACGGTGAGCACCGGCAACTCGCAGGACGTGCTGAACCAGCTGCTCGACTACAGCGCCGACGTCGGCGTGCTCGCGCAGATGGTGCGCGACGAGCGCTTCCTCGCGGTGCCCTTCATGAAGCAGCCGGTG is from Variovorax paradoxus and encodes:
- a CDS encoding MaoC family dehydratase, whose amino-acid sequence is MNDTTTRAKLYLDDLAVGDRFTSGEYALDAEKIKAFALQFDPQPFHTDEEAAKRTFFGGLAASGWHTAAVTMRLLVDSGIPLADGIIGSGGDEIRWPQPTRPGDVLHVVSEIVEIVPSRSKPGRAMVRVRCETRNQRGEVLQHFSPKLVVMKKPD
- a CDS encoding LysR family transcriptional regulator codes for the protein MRLTQLRSFFAVAREGSFTRAAESLHVSQPTITTQVRFLEEAYKVELFHRRGRRVQLTVMGEQLMQLAQQIFSLEADAVNLLGDAGELRTGHLRVAAVGPYHVTKMLVDFNQRYPGIKVTVSTGNSQDVLNQLLDYSADVGVLAQMVRDERFLAVPFMKQPVVIFVPSSHRFARRRAIRLAELEGERLIMREQGSTTRKALELALDKARIRTDVVMEIGSREVIREAVLQGLGIAAVSEVEYVPAPDLHRVAISDTEIFTSAHALCLAERRDMRMVSAFFDTLSPALSAAPEGRRRRSH
- a CDS encoding TetR/AcrR family transcriptional regulator, with protein sequence MSSVSSAASAALATGSTRDQILGAARELITTRSYLGFSFQDVADAVGVRKASLYHHFPSKEALGVAVLREAIQGFRRWDEAKARAPREALDAYFRMCRNGLRAGSAVCPAGALTPGWDCIHDELRRTVQELRELQVRWLAGVFGALLPARPAEGGGPDAAALGAYVFAVCQGALLASRMTGRVEDFDEAIAQLRSSLPV
- the phnC gene encoding phosphonate ABC transporter ATP-binding protein, whose protein sequence is MIEIRGLGKRYGDFTALHQVDLAVGKGEFVVILGASGAGKSTLLRCINQLAEPTQGEVRVDGAPVRRDRAGLRRVRRDVAMIFQHYNVVPRLSVLKNVLTGRLGSMPALASWFQVFPARDIAIARECLRRVELDHKADLRTDTLSGGQKQRVGIARALAQRPKVILADEPVASLDPKTSRKVLNYLRQASREDGITVICNLHQVDYAREFAQRVIGVAGGRVVFEGRPDELTDEVLQRIYPGGLEPDPGEPKEDAAVAAAHAPALPPVQQLALEQP
- the phnD gene encoding phosphonate ABC transporter substrate-binding protein, with amino-acid sequence MKRRSLLFGSAAAVGAAFLPPARAQQALTVGLIPSEDSRAMIANSQRMMDMLAQGLGMPVKPFVAADYNGVIEALRSKRLDVAYLGPFSYVLGTTVADIEAFAVAETKKAGRTFYYSQVVAHKDSGIKSVKDLKGRTFAFVDPSSTSGHLFPKAGLMKAGFDPDKDFGRVIFSGSHDSSAIAVQNRKVDAAAIADRILDAAVAKGLVKREDLVEVWRSDPIPESPTVWRKDLGADLKQRVQAAFLQVKDIPWSDQGLLNGFHPTNDAAYNVIRDTARILKLDLGKMK
- a CDS encoding ferritin-like domain-containing protein; translated protein: MHPRLSALAALRLTDPDEKVAATRALAAHIASETIADEPVRVPGDELGVPGRPERPLRVSAMAVGKRSPFNTEGRAALVHSICHIEFNAINLALDAAWRYDGLPARYYQDWLRVADEEAQHFTLLHAHLQTMGWRYGDFTGHDGLWSMCEKTRDDVLARMALVPRTLEARGLDATPLIQAKLKRVNTPDALRAVEILDIILRDEVGHVAIGNHWYRWLCERAGIDAESAYPALVARYEAPRLKPPFNLEARTRAGFSDEELKALGGGGAA
- a CDS encoding tripartite tricarboxylate transporter substrate binding protein; this translates as MHSFFPSTRRTAVLASLAAASAFLCGTAAAQTPAVPKTLRLIVAYPAGGVSDVVARALGDRLAAQLGTTVVVENRAGASGAIGMDAVAKAAPDGATLGFSAISPLVLSPHLGKLPFDPLKDVAPVASVMYSPVLLIATPASKAKDFRALLDDARAHPGAVRWATSGPASLGHIVLEQLRSAANVDITHVPYKGGGQQLNDALGGQFEILSTNASPTLGAHIQSGKLRPLAVGAPARLESLPQVPTLGELGYKAANINSLFGVFAPAATPPALLSRYNAEINKALASPELRAKLTATDNVPTGGPAADFAKEIASEFESNGRIVKAAGIKAD
- a CDS encoding thiolase family protein, with translation MKAVISAYARSPFHFAKKGALAGVRPDTLAAGVVQGLLQRTDLDPALLEDIVLGCAYPEASQGNNLARIVGLLAGLPHEVGGMTVNRFCGSSMQAVHIAAAQIEAGMGEAFLCVGVESMSMVPQGGFNFSPSPELLANTAAYISMGETAENVAQRWNVSRADQEALAVESHRKAAAAREQGRLAGEIVPVRLASGDLVEADGCIRPTTSAEALANLKPAFRPDGVVTAGTSSPLTDGAAAVLVTSDAFAARHGLKALARIRSFATVGVDPAIMGIGPIPATRKALARAGLSVADLDVVEINEAFSSQALACIRDLGLDPAAVNLDGGGLSIGHPLGATGARITGKAASLLARENGRYALATQCIGGGQGIATILERV
- the phnE gene encoding phosphonate ABC transporter, permease protein PhnE; this encodes MIAIGRYNLLIARSGGNPGWWKYLVAAAAGLGVLWWAAIGAQVSFGELAKGMPWIADFLGRMLPPNWEFMGKLVKPAIETVQIALWGTLLAVVLAVPLCFFAARNISPNAAVFHAMRQVLNITRGINEIILALIFVAAVGLGPFPGVLALALHGAGMLGKFFAESIEEIDQGPIEALRSTGAGPIQTIVFGVIPQVVTAWIGVIVYRFETNLRQATVLGMVGAGGIGFELVGSMKLFQYQDTATCILVIVVMVMTADYLSTRLRAWIQQGARS
- a CDS encoding tripartite tricarboxylate transporter substrate binding protein yields the protein MRIHRVFLAGLALAATAAATTGPALAQGYPSAKPIRLIVGYPPGGGIDFAARTVQVPLQEALKQQLVVDYKPGASGMIAATELTRQPADGYTLLLANTGPFAIAPYLQSKPPYDPIKQFTYIGQISQGSYIAVTRPDHPARDLKEFVAWAKGQPGKVNFASGGNGTSTHLNGELMNQVTGLDMTHVPYKGSAPAVQDLIGGQTQILIDAGSVLLPQVKGGKLKALAVTGPQRDPQLPDVPTVKELGLAGMESVGFQGLVGPAGMPKEVVDRLSGELARALAQPAIRAKFAAAGAEVHSLGPVEFAAFVKADNEKWSKLIRERKLQLD